The sequence below is a genomic window from Kitasatospora kifunensis.
GAAGGTGCGCGTCGATCCCGGCGGCCGAGAGCACCGAACGGGCCGAGGAGAGTTCGGTCAGCAGGGACATCGACCGGTAGCTGCGGGCCACTTCGCGCACGTCCCGCAGGGCTTGGCGGGACAGCTCGACGATGCTCTCCAGCTCCGCCCTGGCCCGGTCGGGCGCGTGGCCGGTCACCGCGTGGGCCAGCTCGCTCTTCAGGGTGATCGCGGAGAGGCTGTAGCCGAGCAGGTCGTGCAGGTCGCGGGCGAAGCGCAGCCGCTCCTTGATGACGGCGACCCGGGCGAAGTCCTCCTTCGCCTCGTGGACGGCGAGGGTGAGGTTGGCCAGCAGCGTGAGGCTGTGCACGATGACGCCGGTGACCAGCGTGGAGACCACCATGTAGAGCACGTTGCCCATGCTGCTGTGGGCCTGCATGGCGGTGCCGAGGCCGATGGCCGCGGTCAGGCAGCCGAAGGCCGGCAGAGCGGCCCGCAGCGGCAGCAACAGCAGCATCGAGGCGCCCACGAAGCCGCCCATGCCGCCCCAGGGCCAGCCGAGGAAGAGCGCGGGAACGACGGTGAGCAGGGTCTGCGCGAGCAGGGTCCAGCGCCCGTAGGCGGCTCGCACGCGTCGGCAGCGAGGGAGGGTGTGCACCAGTTGGAGGCCGACGGTGGCCGGCAGCACGGTCAGGCAGCAGGTGATCGTGACGGCGTCCACCGCCTGTTCGAGGATGTCCACGATCTGCATGGTGAGGAAAGCCGCGATGAC
It includes:
- a CDS encoding sensor histidine kinase, producing MAKSQRQEPGVQVLGIEAPAPRFALMVVWSVIAAFLTMQIVDILEQAVDAVTITCCLTVLPATVGLQLVHTLPRCRRVRAAYGRWTLLAQTLLTVVPALFLGWPWGGMGGFVGASMLLLLPLRAALPAFGCLTAAIGLGTAMQAHSSMGNVLYMVVSTLVTGVIVHSLTLLANLTLAVHEAKEDFARVAVIKERLRFARDLHDLLGYSLSAITLKSELAHAVTGHAPDRARAELESIVELSRQALRDVREVARSYRSMSLLTELSSARSVLSAAGIDAHLRVECGRLPADADTVLATVLREGITNVIQHSKASRCTIEAVARDGTTSLRLANDGVPARVKDDNRLEGCRPDDEDAPNRLVRGNGGLNNLTARLASVGGTLSAGVREDGWFVMEAEISAPAQDAATLTTAQEDRVA